Genomic segment of Ardenticatena maritima:
CGCTGGGCTTCCGCCTGCCGCCGACGGTCCGCCCCGCCGACATTGAGCGGCTGTTGCACGACCTGGCGCCGGAGGGCGTGCATGTGCAGACCTACGGCGCGGAAGAAGCCTACATCGCCGAACGCACAACGCCGCTGGCGCGCGCGTTCCAGCGCGCGATTGCCGCCGCGGGCGCACGCCCGCGCTTCAAACTGAAAACCGGCACCAGCGACATGAACGTGGTGGGACCCGTCTGGCGCTGTCCTATCCTCGCCTACGGTCCCGGCGACTCATCACTCGACCATACGCCACACGAGCACATCGACATTGCCGAGTTCGAGCGTGGCGTTGCCGTCCTCACCAACGCTTTGCAAACCATCATGGGGTGAGCCCCACAAGGAGGGTTGAATATGACCATTCAAAATTTTGCCATCATCGAAAGCACCCTGCGTGAAGGCGAACAATTTGTCAACGCCTTTTTCACCACCGAGCAGAAAATCCGCATCGCCACATTGCTGGACGCTTTCGGCGTCGAATACCTGGAACTGACATCGCCATGCGCCTCACCCCAAAGCGAAGCCGACATTCGCGCTATCGTGCGGCTGGGATTGAAGGCGAAAATTCTCACGCACACGCGCTGCACGCTGGAAGACGCCCGCCGCGCCGTAGATACGGGCGTGGACGGTGTGGACGTGGTCATCGGCACGTCGTCGTATCTGCGCCAGTTCAGCCACGGCAAGAGCATCGAGGAAATCATTGATATGGCGAGCGAAGTGGTTTCCTATTTGAAGGAACAAGGCGTTGAAGTGCGTTTCAGCACCGAAGACAGTTTCCGCTCCGACCCCGCCGACCTGTTCCGTGTGTACGAAGCCGTGGACAAACTGGGCGTCAACCGCGTGGGCATTGCCGACACCGTCGGCGTGGCGACGCCTTTGCAGGTGTACAACCTGGTGCGCGAGTTGCGCTCGCGGGTTTCGTGCGACATCGAGTTTCACGGGCACAACGATAGCGGGTGCGCCATCGCCAACGCCTACATGGCGCTGGAAGCCGGCGCCACGCACGTGGATACCAGCGTGCTGGGCATTGGCGAACGCAACGGCATCACGCCGCTGGGCGGGCTGATTGCGCGGCTCTACTCGCTCAACCCCGACCTGGTGCGCCGCAAGTACAACCTGCCGCTGCTGCGCGAAATTGACCGCGTGGTGGCGGAACTGGTGGGCGTGGATATTCCCTTCAACAACTACATCACCGGCTTTGCCGCTTTCACCCACAAGGCGGGCATTCACGCCAAAGCCATTTTGAACAATCCGAGCACGTATGAAATTCTGCGCCCCGAAGATTTTGGCATGACACGCTACATCCACATCGCCCAC
This window contains:
- the lysS gene encoding homocitrate synthase, which gives rise to MTIQNFAIIESTLREGEQFVNAFFTTEQKIRIATLLDAFGVEYLELTSPCASPQSEADIRAIVRLGLKAKILTHTRCTLEDARRAVDTGVDGVDVVIGTSSYLRQFSHGKSIEEIIDMASEVVSYLKEQGVEVRFSTEDSFRSDPADLFRVYEAVDKLGVNRVGIADTVGVATPLQVYNLVRELRSRVSCDIEFHGHNDSGCAIANAYMALEAGATHVDTSVLGIGERNGITPLGGLIARLYSLNPDLVRRKYNLPLLREIDRVVAELVGVDIPFNNYITGFAAFTHKAGIHAKAILNNPSTYEILRPEDFGMTRYIHIAHRLTGWNAVRHRAEQLGLNLDDATIKRLTAHIKALADERALTLDDVDRLLYQWANGEPLDEPALTAGIREVQEA